A window of the Cannabis sativa cultivar Pink pepper isolate KNU-18-1 chromosome X, ASM2916894v1, whole genome shotgun sequence genome harbors these coding sequences:
- the LOC115710061 gene encoding cyclin-U4-1, producing MAELENPKVMTSLITFLSSLLQRVSESNDINCQFQAQKISIFHGLSRPTITIQSYLERIFKYANCSPSCYIVAYVYLDRFAQKQTSLPINSFNVHRLLITSVMVAAKFMDDMYYNNAYYAKVGGISTKEMNFLEVDFLFGVGFQLNVTPTTFQTYCCYLQREMLLMQPPLQLTTSSLITSGKSLNLHLCFNEDQDQSSHQTQQQLAV from the exons ATGGCTGAACTTGAAAACCCAAAGGTAATGACAAGTCTAATCACATTTCTGTCTTCTTTGCTCCAAAGGGTATCTGAATCAAACGACATAAACTGCCAATTCCAAGCTCAGAAAATTTCAATCTTCCATGGATTGAGTCGACCCACAATTACTATACAAAGCTATTTAGAGAGGATTTTCAAGTATGCCAATTGCAGCCCATCTTGCTACATAGTTGCTTATGTTTATTTGGACCGTTTTGCTCAGAAACAAACTTCTTTGCCCATTAACTCATTCAATGTTCACCGTTTGCTCATCACAAGTGTCATGGTTGCTGCCAAATTCATGGACGATAT GTACTACAACAATGCATACTATGCAAAAGTGGGAGGAATAAGTACAAAAGAAATGAACTTTCTTGAAGTGGATTTCCTATTTGGGGTAGGGTTTCAGTTGAATGTGACTCCAACCACATTCCAAACCTATTGTTGTTATCTCCAAAGAGAAATGCTTCTAATGCAACCACCACTACAACTAACTACTTCTTCTCTTATTACTTCTGGAAAATCACTAAATCTTCACTTGTGCTTCAATGAAGATCAAGATCAATCATCTCATCAAACACAGCAACAGCTAGCTGTTTAG